From Budorcas taxicolor isolate Tak-1 chromosome 19, Takin1.1, whole genome shotgun sequence, the proteins below share one genomic window:
- the GCGR gene encoding glucagon receptor isoform X4: MPPLQPRYPHLFLLLLLACQPETPSAQVMDFLFEKWKLYGDQCLHNLSLLPPPTELVCNRTFDKYSCWPDAPPNTTANISCPWYLPWYHKVQHHLVFKRCGPDGQWVRGPRGQPWRDASQCQMDDEELEVQASSVLVIDTLLKTRYSQRIGDDISVSVWLSDGAVAGCRVAAVFMQYGVVANYCWLLVEGVYLHSLLSLAAVPERSCFPLYLGIGWGAPMLFVIPWAVVKCLFENIQCWTSNDNMAFWWILRFPVFLAIVINFFIFIRILHLLVAKLRAHQMRYTDYKFRLAKSTLTLIPLLGVHEVVFAFVTDEHAQGTLRSAKLFFDLFLSSFQGLLVAILYCFLNKEVQSELLRRWHRWREGKALQEERHAGSHTTRPLGGPPSEKLLLARGSGSNGTSQDPSTETHLAGGLPGSAENPQ; the protein is encoded by the exons TGGATTTCCTGTTTGAGAAGTGGAAACTCTATGGTGACCAGTGTCTCCACAACCTGAGCCTGCTGCCCCCGCCGACTG AGCTTGTCTGTAACAGAACCTTTGACAAATATTCCTGCTGGCCGGATGCCCCTCCCAACACCACGGCCAACATCTCCTGCCCCTGGTACCTGCCCTGGTACCACAAAG TGCAGCACCACCTCGTCTTCAAGAGGTGCGGGCCCGATGGGCAGTGGGTGCGTGGTCCTCGGGGGCAGCCGTGGCGAGATGCCTCCCAGTGCCAGATGGACGATGAGGAGCTTGAAGTCCAG GCCAGCTCCGTGCTGGTCATCGACACGCTGCTCAAGACGCGCTACAGCCAGAGGATCGGGGACGACATCAGCGTGAGCGTCTGGCTGAGTGATGGG GCAGTGGCCGGCTGCCGGGTGGCCGCGGTGTTCATGCAGTATGGCGTAGTGGCCAACTACTGCTGGCTGCTGGTGGAGGGCGTGTACCTGCACAGCCTGCTGAGCCTCGCCGCCGTCCCCGAGAGGAGCTGCTTCCCCCTCTACCTGGGCATCGGCTGGG GTGCCCCCATGCTGTTCGTCATCCCCTGGGCCGTGGTGAAGTGTCTGTTTGAGAACATCCA GTGTTGGACTAGCAATGACAACATGGCCTTCTGGTGGATTCTGCGCTTCCCTGTCTTCCTGGCCATCGTG ATCAACTTCTTCATCTTCATCCGTATCCTTCACCTCCTGGTGGCCAAGCTGCGAGCCCACCAGATGCGTTATACTGACTACAAATTCCG GCTGGCGAAGTCCACACTGACCCTCATCCCCCTGCTGGGAGTCCACGAGGTGGTGTTCGCCTTTGTGACCGATGAGCACGCCCAGGGCACCCTGCGCTCCGCCAAGCTCTTCTTCGACCTCTTCCTCAGCTCCTTCCAG ggtCTGCTGGTGGCCATTCTCTACTGTTTCCTCAACAAGGAG GTGCAGTCAGAGCTGCTGCGGCGTTGGCATCGCTGGCGTGAGGGCAAAGCACTGCAGGAGGAGCGCCATGCTGGTAGCCACACGACCAGGCCCCTCGGGGGCCCCCCCAGTGAGAAGCTGCTGCTTGCAAGGGGCAGTGGCAGCAATGGGACTAGCCAGGACCCCTCTACCGAGACCCACTTGGCTGGTGGCCTTCCCGGATCGGCCGAAAACCCCCAGTGA
- the GCGR gene encoding glucagon receptor isoform X1 translates to MPPLQPRYPHLFLLLLLACQPETPSAQVMDFLFEKWKLYGDQCLHNLSLLPPPTELVCNRTFDKYSCWPDAPPNTTANISCPWYLPWYHKVQHHLVFKRCGPDGQWVRGPRGQPWRDASQCQMDDEELEVQKEVAKMYSSFQVMYTVGYSLSLGALLLALATLLGLSKLHCTRNYIHMNLFVSFMLKASSVLVIDTLLKTRYSQRIGDDISVSVWLSDGAVAGCRVAAVFMQYGVVANYCWLLVEGVYLHSLLSLAAVPERSCFPLYLGIGWGAPMLFVIPWAVVKCLFENIQCWTSNDNMAFWWILRFPVFLAIVINFFIFIRILHLLVAKLRAHQMRYTDYKFRLAKSTLTLIPLLGVHEVVFAFVTDEHAQGTLRSAKLFFDLFLSSFQGLLVAILYCFLNKEVQSELLRRWHRWREGKALQEERHAGSHTTRPLGGPPSEKLLLARGSGSNGTSQDPSTETHLAGGLPGSAENPQ, encoded by the exons TGGATTTCCTGTTTGAGAAGTGGAAACTCTATGGTGACCAGTGTCTCCACAACCTGAGCCTGCTGCCCCCGCCGACTG AGCTTGTCTGTAACAGAACCTTTGACAAATATTCCTGCTGGCCGGATGCCCCTCCCAACACCACGGCCAACATCTCCTGCCCCTGGTACCTGCCCTGGTACCACAAAG TGCAGCACCACCTCGTCTTCAAGAGGTGCGGGCCCGATGGGCAGTGGGTGCGTGGTCCTCGGGGGCAGCCGTGGCGAGATGCCTCCCAGTGCCAGATGGACGATGAGGAGCTTGAAGTCCAG AAGGAGGTAGCCAAGATGTACAGCAGTTTCCAGGTGATGTACACGGTGGGCTACTCCCTGTCCCTGGGGGCTCTGCTCCTGGCCCTCGCCACCCTGTTGGGCCTCAG TAAGCTGCACTGCACCCGCAACTACATCCACATGAACCTGTTCGTGTCCTTCATGCTCAAGGCCAGCTCCGTGCTGGTCATCGACACGCTGCTCAAGACGCGCTACAGCCAGAGGATCGGGGACGACATCAGCGTGAGCGTCTGGCTGAGTGATGGG GCAGTGGCCGGCTGCCGGGTGGCCGCGGTGTTCATGCAGTATGGCGTAGTGGCCAACTACTGCTGGCTGCTGGTGGAGGGCGTGTACCTGCACAGCCTGCTGAGCCTCGCCGCCGTCCCCGAGAGGAGCTGCTTCCCCCTCTACCTGGGCATCGGCTGGG GTGCCCCCATGCTGTTCGTCATCCCCTGGGCCGTGGTGAAGTGTCTGTTTGAGAACATCCA GTGTTGGACTAGCAATGACAACATGGCCTTCTGGTGGATTCTGCGCTTCCCTGTCTTCCTGGCCATCGTG ATCAACTTCTTCATCTTCATCCGTATCCTTCACCTCCTGGTGGCCAAGCTGCGAGCCCACCAGATGCGTTATACTGACTACAAATTCCG GCTGGCGAAGTCCACACTGACCCTCATCCCCCTGCTGGGAGTCCACGAGGTGGTGTTCGCCTTTGTGACCGATGAGCACGCCCAGGGCACCCTGCGCTCCGCCAAGCTCTTCTTCGACCTCTTCCTCAGCTCCTTCCAG ggtCTGCTGGTGGCCATTCTCTACTGTTTCCTCAACAAGGAG GTGCAGTCAGAGCTGCTGCGGCGTTGGCATCGCTGGCGTGAGGGCAAAGCACTGCAGGAGGAGCGCCATGCTGGTAGCCACACGACCAGGCCCCTCGGGGGCCCCCCCAGTGAGAAGCTGCTGCTTGCAAGGGGCAGTGGCAGCAATGGGACTAGCCAGGACCCCTCTACCGAGACCCACTTGGCTGGTGGCCTTCCCGGATCGGCCGAAAACCCCCAGTGA
- the GCGR gene encoding glucagon receptor isoform X2: MPPLQPRYPHLFLLLLLACQPETPSAQVMDFLFEKWKLYGDQCLHNLSLLPPPTELVCNRTFDKYSCWPDAPPNTTANISCPWYLPWYHKVQHHLVFKRCGPDGQWVRGPRGQPWRDASQCQMDDEELEVQEVAKMYSSFQVMYTVGYSLSLGALLLALATLLGLSKLHCTRNYIHMNLFVSFMLKASSVLVIDTLLKTRYSQRIGDDISVSVWLSDGAVAGCRVAAVFMQYGVVANYCWLLVEGVYLHSLLSLAAVPERSCFPLYLGIGWGAPMLFVIPWAVVKCLFENIQCWTSNDNMAFWWILRFPVFLAIVINFFIFIRILHLLVAKLRAHQMRYTDYKFRLAKSTLTLIPLLGVHEVVFAFVTDEHAQGTLRSAKLFFDLFLSSFQGLLVAILYCFLNKEVQSELLRRWHRWREGKALQEERHAGSHTTRPLGGPPSEKLLLARGSGSNGTSQDPSTETHLAGGLPGSAENPQ, from the exons TGGATTTCCTGTTTGAGAAGTGGAAACTCTATGGTGACCAGTGTCTCCACAACCTGAGCCTGCTGCCCCCGCCGACTG AGCTTGTCTGTAACAGAACCTTTGACAAATATTCCTGCTGGCCGGATGCCCCTCCCAACACCACGGCCAACATCTCCTGCCCCTGGTACCTGCCCTGGTACCACAAAG TGCAGCACCACCTCGTCTTCAAGAGGTGCGGGCCCGATGGGCAGTGGGTGCGTGGTCCTCGGGGGCAGCCGTGGCGAGATGCCTCCCAGTGCCAGATGGACGATGAGGAGCTTGAAGTCCAG GAGGTAGCCAAGATGTACAGCAGTTTCCAGGTGATGTACACGGTGGGCTACTCCCTGTCCCTGGGGGCTCTGCTCCTGGCCCTCGCCACCCTGTTGGGCCTCAG TAAGCTGCACTGCACCCGCAACTACATCCACATGAACCTGTTCGTGTCCTTCATGCTCAAGGCCAGCTCCGTGCTGGTCATCGACACGCTGCTCAAGACGCGCTACAGCCAGAGGATCGGGGACGACATCAGCGTGAGCGTCTGGCTGAGTGATGGG GCAGTGGCCGGCTGCCGGGTGGCCGCGGTGTTCATGCAGTATGGCGTAGTGGCCAACTACTGCTGGCTGCTGGTGGAGGGCGTGTACCTGCACAGCCTGCTGAGCCTCGCCGCCGTCCCCGAGAGGAGCTGCTTCCCCCTCTACCTGGGCATCGGCTGGG GTGCCCCCATGCTGTTCGTCATCCCCTGGGCCGTGGTGAAGTGTCTGTTTGAGAACATCCA GTGTTGGACTAGCAATGACAACATGGCCTTCTGGTGGATTCTGCGCTTCCCTGTCTTCCTGGCCATCGTG ATCAACTTCTTCATCTTCATCCGTATCCTTCACCTCCTGGTGGCCAAGCTGCGAGCCCACCAGATGCGTTATACTGACTACAAATTCCG GCTGGCGAAGTCCACACTGACCCTCATCCCCCTGCTGGGAGTCCACGAGGTGGTGTTCGCCTTTGTGACCGATGAGCACGCCCAGGGCACCCTGCGCTCCGCCAAGCTCTTCTTCGACCTCTTCCTCAGCTCCTTCCAG ggtCTGCTGGTGGCCATTCTCTACTGTTTCCTCAACAAGGAG GTGCAGTCAGAGCTGCTGCGGCGTTGGCATCGCTGGCGTGAGGGCAAAGCACTGCAGGAGGAGCGCCATGCTGGTAGCCACACGACCAGGCCCCTCGGGGGCCCCCCCAGTGAGAAGCTGCTGCTTGCAAGGGGCAGTGGCAGCAATGGGACTAGCCAGGACCCCTCTACCGAGACCCACTTGGCTGGTGGCCTTCCCGGATCGGCCGAAAACCCCCAGTGA
- the GCGR gene encoding glucagon receptor isoform X3: MPPLQPRYPHLFLLLLLACQPETPSAQVMDFLFEKWKLYGDQCLHNLSLLPPPTELVCNRTFDKYSCWPDAPPNTTANISCPWYLPWYHKVQHHLVFKRCGPDGQWVRGPRGQPWRDASQCQMDDEELEVQKEVAKMYSSFQVMYTVGYSLSLGALLLALATLLGLSKLHCTRNYIHMNLFVSFMLKASSVLVIDTLLKTRYSQRIGDDISVSVWLSDGAVAGCRVAAVFMQYGVVANYCWLLVEGVYLHSLLSLAAVPERSCFPLYLGIGWGAPMLFVIPWAVVKCLFENIQCWTSNDNMAFWWILRFPVFLAIVINFFIFIRILHLLVAKLRAHQMRYTDYKFRLAKSTLTLIPLLGVHEVVFAFVTDEHAQGTLRSAKLFFDLFLSSFQVQSELLRRWHRWREGKALQEERHAGSHTTRPLGGPPSEKLLLARGSGSNGTSQDPSTETHLAGGLPGSAENPQ; this comes from the exons TGGATTTCCTGTTTGAGAAGTGGAAACTCTATGGTGACCAGTGTCTCCACAACCTGAGCCTGCTGCCCCCGCCGACTG AGCTTGTCTGTAACAGAACCTTTGACAAATATTCCTGCTGGCCGGATGCCCCTCCCAACACCACGGCCAACATCTCCTGCCCCTGGTACCTGCCCTGGTACCACAAAG TGCAGCACCACCTCGTCTTCAAGAGGTGCGGGCCCGATGGGCAGTGGGTGCGTGGTCCTCGGGGGCAGCCGTGGCGAGATGCCTCCCAGTGCCAGATGGACGATGAGGAGCTTGAAGTCCAG AAGGAGGTAGCCAAGATGTACAGCAGTTTCCAGGTGATGTACACGGTGGGCTACTCCCTGTCCCTGGGGGCTCTGCTCCTGGCCCTCGCCACCCTGTTGGGCCTCAG TAAGCTGCACTGCACCCGCAACTACATCCACATGAACCTGTTCGTGTCCTTCATGCTCAAGGCCAGCTCCGTGCTGGTCATCGACACGCTGCTCAAGACGCGCTACAGCCAGAGGATCGGGGACGACATCAGCGTGAGCGTCTGGCTGAGTGATGGG GCAGTGGCCGGCTGCCGGGTGGCCGCGGTGTTCATGCAGTATGGCGTAGTGGCCAACTACTGCTGGCTGCTGGTGGAGGGCGTGTACCTGCACAGCCTGCTGAGCCTCGCCGCCGTCCCCGAGAGGAGCTGCTTCCCCCTCTACCTGGGCATCGGCTGGG GTGCCCCCATGCTGTTCGTCATCCCCTGGGCCGTGGTGAAGTGTCTGTTTGAGAACATCCA GTGTTGGACTAGCAATGACAACATGGCCTTCTGGTGGATTCTGCGCTTCCCTGTCTTCCTGGCCATCGTG ATCAACTTCTTCATCTTCATCCGTATCCTTCACCTCCTGGTGGCCAAGCTGCGAGCCCACCAGATGCGTTATACTGACTACAAATTCCG GCTGGCGAAGTCCACACTGACCCTCATCCCCCTGCTGGGAGTCCACGAGGTGGTGTTCGCCTTTGTGACCGATGAGCACGCCCAGGGCACCCTGCGCTCCGCCAAGCTCTTCTTCGACCTCTTCCTCAGCTCCTTCCAG GTGCAGTCAGAGCTGCTGCGGCGTTGGCATCGCTGGCGTGAGGGCAAAGCACTGCAGGAGGAGCGCCATGCTGGTAGCCACACGACCAGGCCCCTCGGGGGCCCCCCCAGTGAGAAGCTGCTGCTTGCAAGGGGCAGTGGCAGCAATGGGACTAGCCAGGACCCCTCTACCGAGACCCACTTGGCTGGTGGCCTTCCCGGATCGGCCGAAAACCCCCAGTGA
- the GCGR gene encoding glucagon receptor isoform X5 — translation MPLPTPRPTSPAPGTCPGTTKHHLVFKRCGPDGQWVRGPRGQPWRDASQCQMDDEELEVQKEVAKMYSSFQVMYTVGYSLSLGALLLALATLLGLSKLHCTRNYIHMNLFVSFMLKASSVLVIDTLLKTRYSQRIGDDISVSVWLSDGAVAGCRVAAVFMQYGVVANYCWLLVEGVYLHSLLSLAAVPERSCFPLYLGIGWGAPMLFVIPWAVVKCLFENIQCWTSNDNMAFWWILRFPVFLAIVINFFIFIRILHLLVAKLRAHQMRYTDYKFRLAKSTLTLIPLLGVHEVVFAFVTDEHAQGTLRSAKLFFDLFLSSFQGLLVAILYCFLNKEVQSELLRRWHRWREGKALQEERHAGSHTTRPLGGPPSEKLLLARGSGSNGTSQDPSTETHLAGGLPGSAENPQ, via the exons ATGCCCCTCCCAACACCACGGCCAACATCTCCTGCCCCTGGTACCTGCCCTGGTACCACAAAG CACCACCTCGTCTTCAAGAGGTGCGGGCCCGATGGGCAGTGGGTGCGTGGTCCTCGGGGGCAGCCGTGGCGAGATGCCTCCCAGTGCCAGATGGACGATGAGGAGCTTGAAGTCCAG AAGGAGGTAGCCAAGATGTACAGCAGTTTCCAGGTGATGTACACGGTGGGCTACTCCCTGTCCCTGGGGGCTCTGCTCCTGGCCCTCGCCACCCTGTTGGGCCTCAG TAAGCTGCACTGCACCCGCAACTACATCCACATGAACCTGTTCGTGTCCTTCATGCTCAAGGCCAGCTCCGTGCTGGTCATCGACACGCTGCTCAAGACGCGCTACAGCCAGAGGATCGGGGACGACATCAGCGTGAGCGTCTGGCTGAGTGATGGG GCAGTGGCCGGCTGCCGGGTGGCCGCGGTGTTCATGCAGTATGGCGTAGTGGCCAACTACTGCTGGCTGCTGGTGGAGGGCGTGTACCTGCACAGCCTGCTGAGCCTCGCCGCCGTCCCCGAGAGGAGCTGCTTCCCCCTCTACCTGGGCATCGGCTGGG GTGCCCCCATGCTGTTCGTCATCCCCTGGGCCGTGGTGAAGTGTCTGTTTGAGAACATCCA GTGTTGGACTAGCAATGACAACATGGCCTTCTGGTGGATTCTGCGCTTCCCTGTCTTCCTGGCCATCGTG ATCAACTTCTTCATCTTCATCCGTATCCTTCACCTCCTGGTGGCCAAGCTGCGAGCCCACCAGATGCGTTATACTGACTACAAATTCCG GCTGGCGAAGTCCACACTGACCCTCATCCCCCTGCTGGGAGTCCACGAGGTGGTGTTCGCCTTTGTGACCGATGAGCACGCCCAGGGCACCCTGCGCTCCGCCAAGCTCTTCTTCGACCTCTTCCTCAGCTCCTTCCAG ggtCTGCTGGTGGCCATTCTCTACTGTTTCCTCAACAAGGAG GTGCAGTCAGAGCTGCTGCGGCGTTGGCATCGCTGGCGTGAGGGCAAAGCACTGCAGGAGGAGCGCCATGCTGGTAGCCACACGACCAGGCCCCTCGGGGGCCCCCCCAGTGAGAAGCTGCTGCTTGCAAGGGGCAGTGGCAGCAATGGGACTAGCCAGGACCCCTCTACCGAGACCCACTTGGCTGGTGGCCTTCCCGGATCGGCCGAAAACCCCCAGTGA